In a genomic window of Sulfurisphaera tokodaii str. 7:
- a CDS encoding RNA-guided endonuclease TnpB family protein translates to MARRVKAIRATVSMKIALSEPLLALVNNYVKALRFTLFWLKENVPNPEEKGVLGRVHEELYDKLRGEYNLPSKVAEDCYRDALSVYKGWYNNPRRGRFPRVYKPTVWLTPKASYNVDLERMTVRIAGVGELPILGYPRNIKDYMNWKMKEARLVLKDGKAFLKVVFEKPLEKVEPRESVAVDINMNEIVVGKDDTHYVRIPTRLYEVHHWKSLAEVLQMKYPKRWRVNKRILVRIKYFYSKAKRIMEDFARKVGKWVVEVAEDFGANVIKLENLKNLIKHVNKLSSEFRDKLYLMQYRRVQYWIEWQAKKHGLLVVYVNPHYSSVSCPKCGKKMVEVSHRWFKCICGYENDRDVIGIMNLNRRGSLTLSSAPQMRDVDPNR, encoded by the coding sequence ATGGCTAGGAGGGTTAAAGCGATCAGAGCTACTGTTTCGATGAAGATCGCCCTATCTGAACCCCTCCTAGCCCTTGTGAATAACTACGTTAAGGCACTACGTTTCACCCTATTCTGGCTAAAGGAGAATGTTCCAAATCCGGAAGAGAAGGGTGTGTTAGGAAGAGTCCATGAGGAGTTATATGATAAGTTAAGAGGGGAATACAATCTACCATCAAAGGTTGCTGAGGACTGTTATAGGGATGCACTCTCAGTATACAAGGGTTGGTATAATAACCCAAGGAGGGGTAGGTTTCCTAGAGTGTATAAGCCAACTGTATGGTTAACACCAAAAGCAAGTTATAACGTGGACTTAGAAAGGATGACTGTTAGGATTGCTGGTGTCGGTGAGCTCCCAATCCTTGGTTATCCTAGAAACATTAAGGACTACATGAACTGGAAGATGAAGGAAGCGAGACTCGTACTGAAGGATGGCAAGGCTTTCCTTAAAGTAGTTTTTGAGAAACCGTTGGAGAAAGTTGAACCTAGGGAAAGTGTTGCTGTTGATATTAACATGAATGAGATTGTTGTTGGTAAGGATGATACTCATTATGTTAGGATTCCAACTCGTTTGTACGAGGTTCATCATTGGAAGTCTTTAGCTGAAGTTCTGCAAATGAAGTACCCTAAGAGGTGGAGGGTGAATAAGAGAATTCTTGTAAGGATTAAGTACTTCTACTCTAAGGCTAAGCGAATCATGGAGGATTTCGCAAGGAAGGTTGGGAAGTGGGTTGTTGAGGTTGCAGAGGATTTTGGTGCTAATGTTATTAAGTTAGAGAATCTCAAGAATTTGATTAAGCATGTTAATAAATTATCATCTGAGTTTAGGGATAAACTGTATTTGATGCAATATCGTCGTGTTCAGTATTGGATTGAGTGGCAGGCTAAGAAACACGGCTTGTTGGTTGTGTATGTTAATCCTCACTATTCTTCTGTCTCTTGCCCTAAGTGTGGAAAGAAGATGGTTGAGGTTTCTCATCGTTGGTTTAAGTGTATTTGTGGTTATGAGAATGATAGGGATGTTATTGGAATTATGAATCTTAACAGGAGGGGGTCTCTGACCCTCTCGTCTGCCCCTCAAATGAGGGATGTAGACCCGAACCGATGA
- a CDS encoding TOPRIM nucleotidyl transferase/hydrolase domain-containing protein has product MEKCLVFYKIKNINPTIKSKFDEIILCEGKTEVEVIKSLYNKMERYICERTERRKRVGIIDVKGIGNLNRFIEFFIKLYKNRIIENNTLYIIMDKDLFDTFKFKNQCKGEGKLLECSDALRIIIALNYKKWG; this is encoded by the coding sequence TTGGAGAAATGTTTAGTTTTTTATAAAATTAAGAATATTAACCCAACCATAAAGTCAAAGTTTGATGAGATAATACTCTGTGAAGGAAAAACCGAAGTAGAAGTAATAAAATCCTTATACAATAAGATGGAAAGATATATCTGTGAACGCACTGAGAGGCGTAAGAGAGTCGGAATAATTGACGTTAAAGGAATTGGGAACTTAAACAGATTTATTGAATTTTTTATTAAATTATATAAAAATAGAATTATCGAAAATAATACTTTATATATTATTATGGACAAAGATCTATTTGACACGTTCAAATTTAAAAACCAGTGTAAGGGTGAAGGGAAACTATTGGAGTGTTCAGATGCACTGCGAATAATTATAGCTCTAAATTACAAAAAATGGGGTTAA
- a CDS encoding AAA family ATPase yields MINEIEIQNFRGIKYCKLESLSQINILIGRNNSGKSTILEAIYFISSLDEQYDKVRKINKIDYLTRRRLEEKTKENIKKNITSILKSGNLITFSSSINTDIFSQFFYNFNKNEKIVFNVNADNSTYSIEITYKDENHIELKTSNNVSEVFKNTVFIDDNLSISQLYDIIGELKRNKRKDKEIVKLLKEEFEVDAEGIEFSRYLGDFVLSLTLKDTSIPIDFLGDGAKLAVLISSILLYFDGKGIALIEEPEVHEHPGGIYTILDLAFKIAKEKGIQFFITTHSSDVINYSLRIAKKIDLKTQLTYLRRINGIVNSVNLTEDNVDLLKEIGIDLRVIDVL; encoded by the coding sequence ATGATTAATGAGATCGAGATTCAGAATTTTAGAGGAATAAAGTATTGTAAACTTGAAAGCCTTTCACAGATTAATATATTAATAGGGAGGAATAACTCTGGTAAATCTACAATTCTTGAGGCTATTTATTTCATTTCTTCACTTGACGAACAATATGATAAAGTTAGAAAAATTAATAAGATAGACTATTTAACACGTAGGCGACTAGAAGAGAAAACTAAGGAAAATATAAAGAAAAATATTACGTCAATTTTAAAAAGTGGTAATTTAATTACTTTTTCTTCGTCTATAAACACCGATATTTTTTCTCAATTTTTTTATAATTTTAATAAAAATGAGAAAATAGTCTTTAACGTAAATGCGGATAATTCTACCTATTCAATTGAGATTACCTATAAGGATGAGAACCATATAGAATTAAAAACTAGCAACAACGTTTCCGAAGTATTTAAGAATACAGTTTTCATAGACGATAATTTATCTATATCTCAACTCTACGACATAATAGGGGAACTGAAAAGAAATAAAAGAAAAGATAAGGAAATTGTGAAACTGTTAAAAGAAGAGTTTGAAGTAGACGCCGAAGGAATAGAATTCTCACGTTACCTAGGTGATTTTGTGCTCTCGTTAACTCTTAAGGATACATCAATCCCGATAGACTTTCTGGGTGATGGTGCCAAATTAGCAGTTCTTATATCTTCAATACTGCTATATTTTGACGGGAAAGGAATCGCTTTAATAGAAGAGCCTGAAGTCCATGAACATCCAGGCGGTATATATACTATCTTAGATTTAGCCTTTAAGATAGCTAAAGAGAAAGGCATTCAGTTCTTTATAACTACCCATAGTTCTGATGTAATAAATTACTCTCTTAGAATAGCGAAAAAAATAGACTTAAAGACTCAGCTAACGTACTTAAGGAGGATCAACGGAATAGTCAATTCCGTTAATTTAACAGAAGATAATGTTGACCTTCTTAAGGAAATTGGGATAGATTTAAGAGTTATCGATGTTCTATAA
- a CDS encoding PIN domain-containing protein has protein sequence MGEDEVIIDTSAFISKKSRKGKVSVITIIEIMEWALRKYNEYSRKGEKLRALGYLNLITSLPLAMDEVIEIKDNEIKDLVYYVTEKNLDPVDAYLVVLSKRFKIPIVTIDKDFERVKDEIEIIDP, from the coding sequence ATGGGAGAAGACGAAGTCATAATAGATACTAGTGCATTTATATCGAAGAAGAGTAGAAAAGGGAAAGTTAGTGTAATAACAATAATTGAAATTATGGAATGGGCTTTAAGAAAATACAATGAGTATAGTAGAAAAGGTGAGAAATTAAGAGCCTTAGGTTACCTAAACCTCATAACATCACTTCCACTAGCTATGGATGAAGTAATTGAAATAAAAGATAATGAAATAAAAGATCTAGTGTATTACGTAACGGAGAAAAATTTAGATCCCGTCGATGCTTACCTTGTAGTTCTAAGCAAGAGATTTAAAATACCTATAGTTACTATAGATAAGGATTTCGAAAGGGTTAAGGATGAGATAGAAATTATAGACCCTTGA
- a CDS encoding amidohydrolase family protein, with product MNLLKPFFLVLKHRLKKLLGENFIEERNRMIKDDPVNYVKFLFQDAKIEGMVIDEGFGKKEIEPPVKYKLLFRIEKIINDEMFKKPFDKAVEYFEESLREKIRTGYSGFKTIIAYRTGLKISCNESKAFEDFYDKERDWFGKRAKGFRDFLVCKTLEIAKELKVPVQIHTGAGDRDIKFDLSLPSYLTDIVRKYEGKVVFVHAGYPYHRETAWMSYIFPSVYLDVSQFNPLAPLSAFNVIKEIFEVSPANKVLYGSDAFNVPEIAWLGAKLAKESFEELRSEFLKRDLMSEEDLEVLKERFFYKNAEELYDF from the coding sequence ATGAATTTGTTAAAACCATTTTTCCTAGTCTTAAAACACAGACTGAAGAAACTTTTAGGAGAGAATTTCATAGAGGAAAGAAATAGAATGATTAAAGATGACCCAGTAAACTACGTGAAATTTCTATTTCAAGATGCTAAGATAGAAGGTATGGTGATTGATGAAGGTTTTGGGAAAAAAGAAATTGAACCACCGGTAAAGTATAAACTTTTGTTTAGAATAGAGAAGATTATAAATGACGAGATGTTTAAGAAACCGTTTGATAAAGCCGTAGAGTATTTCGAAGAGAGCTTGAGAGAGAAGATCAGAACGGGTTATTCTGGTTTTAAGACCATTATAGCTTATAGAACAGGACTAAAAATTTCATGTAACGAGAGTAAGGCTTTTGAGGACTTTTATGATAAGGAAAGAGATTGGTTTGGAAAAAGAGCTAAGGGCTTCCGAGATTTCCTAGTTTGTAAAACATTAGAAATAGCTAAAGAACTTAAAGTACCAGTACAAATACACACTGGGGCTGGAGATAGAGATATAAAATTTGATTTATCACTTCCCTCTTACCTTACAGATATTGTCAGAAAATATGAAGGAAAAGTTGTTTTTGTACATGCCGGTTACCCATATCATAGGGAAACTGCATGGATGAGTTACATTTTTCCTTCAGTGTATCTTGATGTTTCACAATTTAATCCATTAGCACCGCTTTCGGCATTCAATGTTATAAAAGAAATATTTGAGGTATCACCAGCAAATAAAGTACTTTACGGTTCCGATGCGTTTAACGTTCCAGAAATTGCTTGGCTTGGTGCAAAATTAGCTAAGGAAAGTTTTGAGGAGTTACGGTCAGAGTTTTTAAAGAGAGATCTAATGTCAGAAGAAGATTTAGAAGTACTTAAGGAGAGATTCTTTTACAAAAATGCAGAAGAACTTTATGATTTCTAA
- a CDS encoding glutamine synthetase family protein, translating to MSVSELLRKNNVEILRFTWVGLDGIIRSKGAYIDEVDNLVKTGIGLTMAMMSFTPMDYISPYGTFGPQDEDVFLTPDLSTLSIFPPSAVVLCYLYKGSSPWMYDPRSTLKKILEKYSEYEFKSSFEIEFYLVKDRKPFDDTKCFDSRAYYNNQIIPEIAKVAGSVGIVPLRVIKEYGPGQYEFDIQHKDAMRSADEVILFKEIARQIASKYNVEANFMPKPFNKMAGSGLHLNFSIWKDGRNLFYDPNDNYGLSDLAYNFIAGIIEHAKALTAIAAPTVNSYKRLVPGSWAPTKITYGYNNKSAMLRIPTPYPGMSMQDRRIEYRVPDATTNPYLLLSAFIEAGIDGIERGLKPPSPVNENAYFRKDIEDVPRNLREALNELKKDTRLIERVGREIVEEFIRVKMAEVEEFESLVTDWEYEVYKYV from the coding sequence ATGAGCGTAAGTGAATTACTAAGAAAGAATAACGTAGAAATTTTACGCTTTACATGGGTAGGGTTAGATGGAATAATAAGATCAAAAGGGGCATACATCGATGAAGTAGACAATCTAGTAAAAACCGGAATAGGACTAACAATGGCAATGATGAGCTTCACACCAATGGATTACATTTCCCCTTACGGAACATTTGGTCCTCAAGATGAAGATGTATTTCTAACTCCAGACTTATCCACACTTTCTATTTTTCCTCCTTCCGCCGTAGTATTATGTTATCTTTATAAGGGTAGTTCACCGTGGATGTATGACCCCAGAAGTACTCTCAAAAAGATATTAGAAAAATACAGTGAATATGAGTTTAAATCCTCATTCGAAATAGAATTTTACCTAGTTAAGGATAGAAAACCTTTTGATGATACTAAATGCTTCGATTCAAGGGCTTATTACAATAATCAGATAATACCCGAAATAGCTAAGGTTGCGGGAAGCGTAGGAATAGTTCCATTGCGTGTTATAAAAGAATACGGTCCGGGGCAATATGAATTTGACATACAACATAAAGATGCAATGAGAAGTGCAGATGAAGTAATTCTATTTAAAGAAATTGCAAGACAGATTGCATCGAAATATAACGTTGAAGCAAACTTTATGCCAAAACCATTTAACAAAATGGCTGGTTCCGGGCTTCATCTTAACTTTAGTATATGGAAAGATGGAAGAAATTTATTTTACGATCCTAACGATAATTACGGTTTAAGTGATTTAGCTTATAATTTCATAGCTGGAATAATTGAACATGCAAAAGCATTAACAGCAATAGCGGCACCTACAGTAAACTCCTATAAAAGACTGGTCCCAGGATCTTGGGCACCAACAAAAATAACTTATGGTTACAATAACAAAAGTGCAATGTTAAGAATACCCACACCATATCCTGGTATGAGTATGCAAGATAGAAGGATAGAGTATAGGGTACCAGATGCAACAACAAACCCCTACCTCCTATTATCGGCATTTATTGAAGCTGGAATTGACGGTATTGAGAGGGGTCTAAAACCTCCTTCACCGGTAAACGAGAACGCGTATTTCAGAAAAGATATAGAGGATGTTCCCAGAAACTTGAGAGAAGCACTTAATGAGTTAAAGAAGGATACAAGGCTGATTGAAAGAGTAGGGAGAGAAATTGTGGAGGAGTTTATCAGAGTAAAGATGGCTGAAGTTGAAGAATTCGAAAGCTTAGTAACAGATTGGGAATACGAGGTATATAAGTATGTTTAA
- a CDS encoding DUF973 family protein produces the protein MNEEIKGIGKLKIGALLLTLAGIIPLAGTLTNLSIFLGVLAESNHNVSQFDHKFVKVEPIVVDIAIGMMVSSAILGLISIIIFRSGFGALKKIDSRLGIGSIGAYLIFASIITYFISSSSQMIYYSYDNIIFLSSVFMLIIGGILIIIGFYRVGEKYRENLVSLGSILSIIFPLIGIAYLLVYLGLRSIEKKLRHEENKVTKVI, from the coding sequence ATGAACGAGGAAATTAAGGGTATTGGAAAGCTGAAAATTGGAGCTTTGTTATTAACTCTTGCAGGGATAATACCACTTGCTGGAACCTTAACTAATTTAAGTATCTTCTTAGGGGTTTTAGCTGAGTCTAATCACAACGTTTCTCAATTTGATCATAAATTCGTAAAAGTAGAACCAATTGTCGTAGATATAGCAATAGGTATGATGGTATCAAGTGCTATCCTTGGCTTAATATCCATTATAATATTTAGAAGTGGTTTTGGGGCATTAAAGAAAATAGACTCCAGATTAGGAATAGGAAGTATTGGGGCATACTTGATATTTGCTTCTATAATTACATATTTTATTTCAAGTTCTAGTCAGATGATTTACTATTCTTATGACAATATAATATTCTTATCAAGTGTTTTTATGCTTATAATTGGGGGCATACTCATAATTATAGGCTTCTATAGAGTGGGGGAGAAATACAGGGAAAACTTAGTAAGTTTAGGAAGTATATTGAGTATAATATTTCCTCTTATAGGTATAGCTTATCTTCTAGTTTATCTAGGTTTAAGAAGTATTGAGAAAAAGCTGAGGCATGAAGAGAATAAAGTAACTAAAGTTATATGA
- a CDS encoding MFS transporter, whose amino-acid sequence MKKRGVLRNCFFRCIIVLFLRYILILLTNSFLVALTLRSLQGLGASMMYPAQLAYASSLEGSESRNIGFNYSMLALAHVIGVPLGYILGKISWKYLFLLPSSIVFTSFFLTSRLRDLKGNFGNPKSAIGPMLLFNGILVSIYSLYVGVTLTLAGIYSLNKWKLEKRFLKPLISGFMHSLSRYAVVEFLVLSYTGLNPLLAITLTILFPLPMAIISAPLGKIIGNKSKIFAISGFSIMLLSWLLLVNKLLGTILLGIGTAITTASNTAYTMKNLRLKDRVVGSAMKSLEGVVGISVGPSIAIVLYHFTFGVELAIFLLNLVAIMLIIL is encoded by the coding sequence TTGAAGAAAAGAGGGGTATTAAGAAATTGCTTTTTTAGGTGCATTATTGTTCTCTTCCTCCGGTATATATTAATTCTTTTAACGAACTCTTTTTTAGTAGCCCTTACTTTAAGATCTTTACAAGGTCTAGGAGCTTCGATGATGTACCCAGCACAACTTGCTTACGCTTCTTCTTTGGAGGGGAGCGAAAGCAGAAATATTGGATTTAACTACTCAATGTTAGCATTAGCACATGTAATAGGAGTACCTTTAGGCTACATTCTAGGTAAGATTAGCTGGAAGTATTTGTTCCTTTTACCCTCATCAATAGTATTTACTTCTTTCTTTTTAACTTCACGTTTAAGAGATCTTAAAGGGAATTTCGGAAATCCTAAATCAGCAATAGGCCCAATGCTATTATTTAACGGTATACTGGTTTCAATCTACTCCCTCTACGTTGGAGTGACGCTAACATTAGCTGGTATTTACTCGTTAAATAAATGGAAATTGGAGAAGAGATTCCTTAAACCCTTAATTTCTGGCTTTATGCACTCCCTCTCAAGATATGCTGTAGTAGAATTCCTAGTCTTAAGCTATACTGGCTTAAATCCACTTCTAGCTATAACGTTAACAATACTCTTCCCATTACCCATGGCAATCATATCTGCACCCCTCGGTAAAATCATTGGGAATAAGAGTAAGATTTTTGCTATCTCAGGTTTCTCAATTATGCTACTCAGCTGGTTATTACTTGTTAACAAGCTCTTAGGAACAATACTACTGGGAATTGGGACTGCTATTACTACAGCATCTAACACTGCTTATACTATGAAAAATTTAAGACTAAAAGATAGGGTTGTTGGCTCAGCAATGAAATCCTTGGAGGGAGTAGTAGGTATTTCTGTAGGACCTTCAATTGCAATAGTATTATATCACTTTACGTTTGGTGTTGAACTAGCCATCTTCTTACTTAATCTAGTAGCCATAATGTTAATTATATTGTAA
- a CDS encoding winged helix-turn-helix transcriptional regulator yields MSKKFETYAEEFFSTRERILITLCKEDGITVRELINRSKISSSAYRSPLDFLIKIGLVKIEKAGEKKMVVKLTNNGREVCKKLQELYEILKNMKPIVEIYPGLSLPVDELEKLVDKYLIIGGTPPRIMAVANDDEEARNKFLDLSDKADLNREADFPKAIIFLTRDMLKLYL; encoded by the coding sequence ATGAGTAAAAAATTCGAAACTTATGCGGAGGAGTTTTTCTCCACTCGCGAAAGAATTTTAATTACGTTATGTAAAGAGGACGGGATAACGGTTAGGGAATTAATAAATAGGTCAAAAATCAGTTCTTCAGCTTACCGTTCTCCTCTAGATTTCCTAATAAAGATAGGATTAGTTAAAATAGAGAAAGCAGGAGAGAAAAAGATGGTAGTTAAGCTAACTAATAACGGTAGAGAAGTTTGTAAAAAGCTCCAGGAACTTTATGAGATATTAAAAAATATGAAACCTATAGTAGAAATTTACCCTGGACTATCCTTACCTGTAGATGAGCTGGAGAAACTGGTTGATAAATACCTAATTATAGGAGGTACACCGCCAAGAATAATGGCAGTAGCAAACGACGACGAGGAAGCTAGGAACAAATTTTTAGACTTATCCGATAAAGCCGACCTTAATAGGGAGGCTGATTTTCCTAAGGCTATAATATTTCTAACAAGAGATATGTTGAAACTCTATTTATGA
- a CDS encoding type II toxin-antitoxin system RelE family toxin, which produces MVCEKWIFRFLVKGEMDRKEFIEWLKRNFPQSKLLRLILEKLELINEDPFKYAREKLGIDKYGNPMFSIEVTGDIRILYSVDSKNCVVFIWEIGSHKKVYGR; this is translated from the coding sequence GTGGTTTGTGAGAAGTGGATTTTCAGATTTTTAGTTAAGGGTGAGATGGATAGAAAAGAGTTTATAGAATGGTTGAAAAGGAATTTTCCTCAATCGAAACTTCTAAGGCTTATTCTTGAAAAATTGGAGTTAATAAATGAAGATCCATTTAAGTACGCTAGGGAGAAGCTTGGAATAGATAAATACGGAAACCCAATGTTCTCAATAGAAGTTACTGGAGATATAAGGATACTTTACAGTGTGGATTCAAAAAATTGTGTAGTTTTTATTTGGGAGATCGGATCTCATAAGAAGGTTTATGGGCGTTAG
- the zfx1 gene encoding zinc-containing ferredoxin Zfx1 yields MGIDPNYRTNRQVVGEHSGHKVYGPVEPPKVLGIHGTIVGVDFDLCIADGSCINACPVNVFQWYDTPGHPASEKKADPVNEQACIFCMACVNVCPVAAIDVKPP; encoded by the coding sequence ATGGGAATCGATCCAAACTATAGAACAAATAGGCAGGTAGTAGGAGAACATAGTGGACATAAAGTATATGGCCCAGTAGAACCACCAAAAGTCCTCGGAATACATGGGACAATAGTTGGAGTAGACTTCGACTTATGTATTGCAGACGGATCATGTATAAATGCATGTCCAGTAAATGTATTTCAATGGTATGATACACCAGGACATCCAGCTTCGGAAAAGAAAGCAGATCCGGTTAATGAACAAGCATGTATATTCTGTATGGCTTGTGTAAACGTATGTCCAGTAGCTGCAATTGATGTAAAACCACCATAA
- a CDS encoding helix-turn-helix domain-containing protein, with product MLLHVTLKTPIEDWISINNIYTTSITILDIRPDSSSYRVLIEYKGKDNEKFLSSFTKVSKNSYLGTLQVNSKIISILSKYTIMQGNVVLDSIIWTVIVDGYQELKRLLKEFVDNKIDVKVLKVVKAKSDATITARQEQIIKIALGAGYFDFPRRITLNQLAEKLNISSSTLAEILRRAEKNIIEAYFKERGL from the coding sequence ATGTTACTTCACGTCACTTTAAAAACTCCTATTGAAGATTGGATATCTATAAATAATATCTATACTACTTCTATTACTATTTTGGATATAAGACCAGATTCTTCTTCATATAGAGTTTTAATCGAGTATAAGGGGAAAGATAATGAAAAGTTTCTTTCATCTTTTACAAAAGTTTCGAAAAATAGTTATTTAGGTACTCTACAAGTTAATTCGAAAATAATTTCTATTCTTTCAAAATATACTATTATGCAAGGAAATGTGGTATTAGATTCTATAATTTGGACTGTTATAGTTGATGGTTACCAAGAGCTTAAAAGGTTATTGAAAGAATTCGTAGATAATAAAATCGATGTTAAGGTTCTGAAGGTTGTTAAGGCTAAGTCTGATGCTACAATAACTGCAAGACAAGAGCAGATTATAAAAATTGCCTTAGGGGCCGGTTATTTTGATTTTCCAAGGAGGATAACATTAAATCAGTTAGCTGAAAAATTAAACATAAGTTCTTCTACGTTAGCTGAGATATTAAGAAGAGCTGAAAAGAATATTATTGAGGCTTACTTTAAGGAGAGAGGCTTATGA
- a CDS encoding aminotransferase class I/II-fold pyridoxal phosphate-dependent enzyme, translating into MKHGGVKWGKDGPEHINDFSVNLNPLGTLPRVHELIDEAVKKRVYSFYPPEDYKEIKEFIAELYNVDIDLIGVFNGSSEVIKLLDACDVPEPNFSEYKRKRSYFAIERENYFEYYLSGDCVITSNPVNPTGSMIKEKDIINFLSFGRKLILDESFADISLIKSSIKYTEEFNNLLIISSFTKSLSIPGLRIGFSIGKNSRKLEEKAPPWRINSIVYYVFVNLDPKEVRDFFERSKREIERLISVLKSTKAKFKIYDTVAPYFLAEFPIPTKELNMKLRKYGYQIREPEGFLGLRPTHGRISLKNNFKELIFLINKILDCEKLY; encoded by the coding sequence ATGAAGCATGGAGGAGTAAAGTGGGGTAAGGATGGACCAGAACATATTAATGATTTTAGTGTGAATTTGAATCCTTTAGGAACTTTGCCCAGAGTACATGAACTTATAGATGAAGCGGTGAAGAAGAGGGTTTACTCATTTTATCCACCAGAAGATTATAAGGAAATAAAGGAGTTTATAGCTGAACTTTATAATGTTGATATTGATTTAATTGGTGTTTTTAATGGTTCCTCAGAAGTAATAAAACTACTAGATGCTTGTGATGTTCCAGAACCAAATTTTTCTGAGTATAAGAGGAAACGTAGTTATTTTGCAATAGAGAGAGAAAATTACTTTGAATATTATCTCTCTGGGGATTGTGTCATAACTAGTAATCCAGTTAATCCTACTGGGAGTATGATTAAAGAGAAGGATATTATCAATTTTCTATCCTTTGGAAGAAAATTAATACTAGATGAATCTTTTGCAGATATAAGTCTAATAAAGAGTTCTATTAAATATACTGAAGAGTTTAATAATCTTCTTATAATTTCATCTTTTACAAAATCCTTATCTATTCCAGGGTTAAGAATAGGTTTTTCTATTGGAAAGAATTCAAGAAAATTAGAGGAGAAAGCACCGCCTTGGAGGATAAATAGTATTGTGTATTATGTTTTTGTTAATCTAGATCCTAAGGAGGTTAGGGATTTTTTTGAAAGATCTAAGAGAGAGATTGAAAGGCTTATTAGCGTTTTAAAAAGCACTAAAGCTAAATTTAAAATATATGATACAGTAGCCCCGTATTTTTTGGCTGAATTTCCTATCCCTACTAAAGAGTTAAATATGAAGCTAAGGAAATATGGGTATCAGATTAGAGAGCCAGAGGGTTTTTTAGGTTTAAGACCAACCCACGGCAGAATTTCTTTAAAAAATAACTTTAAAGAGCTAATATTTTTAATAAATAAGATTCTTGATTGCGAAAAACTTTATTAA
- a CDS encoding GtrA family protein — protein sequence MLEKVIKYAIVGGLGTIVNEGILLSTKPFIPIAISLALAIEISILFNFILNDIWTFKDSRKGKIITRLWKFHVSSLVGGIVQYVIVISLVVLFIHFGNLTQLLFLLFFSSLHLSSLYLAIINFLGIVAGFGVRFILSIRYVWEI from the coding sequence GTGTTAGAAAAAGTTATTAAATATGCTATTGTTGGTGGATTAGGTACTATTGTTAATGAGGGAATTCTTTTATCTACTAAACCTTTCATACCTATTGCTATCTCACTAGCATTAGCAATCGAAATATCTATTTTATTTAATTTCATCCTTAACGACATATGGACTTTTAAAGATTCAAGAAAGGGCAAAATTATAACTAGATTATGGAAATTTCATGTTTCTTCTTTAGTTGGCGGTATAGTACAGTATGTTATTGTGATTTCTCTTGTAGTTTTATTTATACATTTTGGTAATCTAACGCAGTTATTATTTCTTCTATTCTTTTCAAGCTTGCATCTATCCTCTTTATATTTAGCTATAATCAATTTTCTAGGTATAGTTGCTGGTTTTGGAGTAAGGTTTATTCTTAGTATAAGGTATGTCTGGGAGATTTGA